The Pedobacter mucosus genome window below encodes:
- the rpsC gene encoding 30S ribosomal protein S3, translating into MGQKANPIGNRLGIIKGWDSNWFGGNNYSDKLVEDEKIRKYLSARIAKGGVAKVVIERTLKRITVTIHTARPGIVIGKAGAEVDKIKEELKKLTKKEIQINIFEIKRPELDAQLVAEGVAKQLEARISFRRAMKTSIASTMRMGAEGIKIMTSGRLGGAEMARSEQYKEGRVPLHTFRADIDYALAEALTTYGKIGVKVWICKGEVYGKRDLSPNIGATNNGPKGASDKPAFGGRDNRGGAGGRDSRGGGNDRRGGNQGGGRGPGQGGPGQGGANRGGGAGANRGPRK; encoded by the coding sequence ATGGGACAAAAAGCAAATCCAATAGGTAACAGGTTAGGTATCATCAAAGGATGGGATTCTAACTGGTTCGGTGGCAACAACTACTCCGATAAATTAGTTGAAGATGAGAAAATAAGAAAATACCTTTCGGCTCGTATCGCTAAAGGTGGTGTTGCAAAAGTAGTTATCGAACGTACGTTAAAACGTATCACGGTAACTATCCATACAGCTCGCCCAGGTATCGTAATCGGTAAAGCAGGTGCTGAGGTTGATAAAATCAAGGAAGAGTTAAAGAAATTGACTAAAAAGGAAATTCAAATTAACATTTTTGAAATTAAACGCCCAGAACTTGATGCACAATTAGTTGCAGAAGGTGTTGCTAAACAATTAGAAGCAAGAATCTCATTCCGTAGAGCGATGAAAACATCTATCGCATCTACAATGCGTATGGGTGCTGAAGGTATAAAAATCATGACTTCTGGCCGTTTAGGTGGTGCTGAAATGGCACGTTCTGAGCAGTACAAAGAAGGAAGAGTGCCTTTGCATACTTTCCGTGCTGATATTGATTACGCTTTGGCAGAAGCTTTAACTACTTATGGTAAAATAGGTGTTAAGGTTTGGATCTGTAAAGGTGAGGTTTATGGAAAACGTGATTTGTCTCCAAACATAGGTGCAACAAACAACGGTCCAAAAGGCGCATCTGATAAGCCAGCATTCGGCGGTAGAGATAACCGTGGTGGTGCAGGTGGCAGAGACAGCCGTGGCGGTGGTAACGACAGACGTGGTGGAAACCAAGGTGGTGGTCGTGGTCCAGGTCAAGGTGGTCCAGGTCAAGGTGGAGCAAATAGAGGTGGTGGCGCAGGCGCTAACAGAGGTCCTCGTAAATAA
- the rplV gene encoding 50S ribosomal protein L22, producing MEAIAKLNNCPTSPRKMRLVVDLIRGERVEKALSILKFTNKEAAIRVEKLLLSAIKNWEDKNEGARPEENQLFVKTIMVGGGRQLKRLRPAPQGRGYRIRKRSNHVTLIVDSKNTETTQN from the coding sequence ATGGAAGCAATAGCAAAATTAAACAATTGTCCAACCTCACCGCGTAAGATGCGTTTGGTTGTAGATCTTATCAGAGGTGAACGTGTAGAGAAAGCATTAAGCATTTTAAAGTTCACCAATAAAGAAGCAGCAATAAGAGTTGAGAAACTATTATTATCAGCAATTAAAAATTGGGAAGATAAAAATGAAGGTGCCCGCCCTGAAGAAAATCAACTTTTTGTGAAAACAATTATGGTTGGTGGAGGCCGTCAGCTTAAACGCTTACGTCCAGCTCCTCAAGGCCGTGGATATAGAATTCGTAAACGTTCTAACCACGTAACGCTGATTGTAGATAGTAAAAACACAGAAACAACTCAAAACTAA
- the rpsS gene encoding 30S ribosomal protein S19 yields MARSIKKGPYIDHNVEKKVSSMNDSGKKSVIKTWSRRSMISPDFVNHTFAVHNGNKFIPVYVTENMVGHKLGEFAPTRTFRGHAEKKK; encoded by the coding sequence ATGGCTCGTTCGATAAAAAAAGGACCTTATATTGACCATAACGTAGAGAAAAAAGTAAGCTCTATGAATGATTCAGGCAAAAAGTCTGTAATCAAAACTTGGTCTCGCAGATCAATGATTTCACCAGATTTCGTGAATCATACATTTGCAGTGCACAACGGAAATAAATTTATCCCTGTGTATGTTACAGAAAACATGGTTGGTCACAAGTTGGGAGAATTTGCTCCAACCAGAACATTCAGAGGACACGCTGAAAAGAAAAAATAA
- the rplB gene encoding 50S ribosomal protein L2, whose protein sequence is MGLRKFKPVTPGTRFRVGASFTEITATKPEKSLVVSSKKSGGRNNTGKMTMRYMGGGHKKSYRLIDFKRDKFDIPATVATVEYDPNRTARIALLHYADGEKRYIIAPEGLQVGQKLLSGDTAVPEVGNTLKLSNIPLGSIIHNVEIHPGKGAQLARSAGAYAQLAARDGKYATLKMPSGETRLILVTCLATIGAVSNSDHANEVLGKAGRKRWLGRRPRTRPVAMNPVDHPMGGGEGRSSGGHPRSRNGVLAKGFKTRELKKYSNRYIIERRKK, encoded by the coding sequence ATGGGCTTAAGAAAATTTAAACCAGTTACTCCGGGAACCCGCTTTAGAGTTGGTGCCAGCTTTACGGAGATTACAGCAACCAAGCCCGAAAAATCATTGGTTGTATCATCAAAAAAGTCTGGAGGACGTAACAATACAGGAAAGATGACTATGCGCTACATGGGCGGTGGTCACAAAAAATCATACCGTTTAATTGATTTTAAACGTGATAAATTTGATATTCCTGCAACAGTAGCTACTGTTGAATACGATCCAAACCGGACCGCCCGCATTGCATTATTACATTATGCAGATGGCGAGAAGCGTTACATTATTGCTCCTGAAGGATTGCAAGTTGGACAGAAATTACTTTCTGGCGATACTGCTGTTCCAGAAGTAGGTAACACTTTAAAATTATCGAACATTCCATTAGGTTCTATCATTCACAATGTGGAGATCCATCCTGGAAAAGGAGCACAATTAGCTCGTAGTGCAGGTGCTTATGCACAATTAGCTGCCCGCGATGGTAAATATGCAACCTTAAAAATGCCTTCTGGCGAAACCCGTTTAATTTTAGTTACTTGTTTAGCTACTATCGGTGCTGTTTCTAATTCAGATCACGCAAACGAAGTATTAGGTAAAGCAGGTCGTAAACGTTGGTTAGGCCGTCGCCCGAGAACACGTCCGGTAGCGATGAACCCAGTCGATCACCCAATGGGTGGTGGTGAAGGTAGATCATCAGGTGGTCACCCTCGTTCAAGAAATGGTGTTTTAGCTAAAGGCTTTAAAACCAGAGAACTTAAAAAATATTCTAATCGTTACATCATAGAGAGAAGGAAGAAATAA
- the rplW gene encoding 50S ribosomal protein L23, whose product MDILKKPILTEKASALTEKSNRFTFSVNHKANKIQIKQAIEKMYGVTIVSVNTMVVDGKAKSRYTKAGFVSGRSPKYKKAIVTLKDGDTIDYYATL is encoded by the coding sequence ATGGACATTTTAAAAAAACCAATATTAACCGAAAAAGCTTCAGCTTTAACTGAGAAATCTAACCGTTTCACATTTAGCGTTAACCACAAGGCTAACAAAATCCAAATTAAACAAGCAATTGAGAAAATGTACGGTGTAACAATCGTTTCAGTTAACACAATGGTTGTTGATGGTAAAGCTAAATCTCGTTACACTAAAGCAGGTTTTGTATCAGGTCGTAGCCCGAAATACAAAAAAGCAATCGTAACGTTAAAAGACGGCGATACAATAGATTATTACGCAACTCTTTAA
- the rplD gene encoding 50S ribosomal protein L4, which yields MEVKVLNISGKETGAKVQLPESVFGIEPNDHAIYLDVKQYLANQRQGTHKSKQRNEISGSTRKLYKQKGTGGARAGSIKSPLFNGGGRVFGPQPRDYSFKLNKKLKVLARKSALAYKAKDNNVVILEDFNFDTVKTKSYISLIAALNVGNEKTLLVLPTQNNNIYLSSRNVQKTKVITADQLNTYDVLNAGVLVLTADSIKTLEEAFAK from the coding sequence ATGGAAGTTAAAGTATTAAACATTTCAGGTAAAGAAACAGGTGCCAAGGTGCAACTTCCTGAATCGGTATTTGGTATCGAACCTAACGACCACGCGATTTATTTAGATGTTAAACAGTATTTGGCTAACCAACGTCAAGGTACTCACAAATCTAAACAACGTAATGAGATTTCTGGTTCAACCCGCAAACTATACAAGCAAAAAGGTACAGGTGGTGCCCGTGCTGGTAGCATTAAATCGCCATTATTTAATGGTGGTGGTCGTGTTTTCGGTCCTCAACCACGTGATTACAGTTTTAAATTGAATAAAAAACTTAAAGTATTGGCACGTAAATCAGCTTTAGCTTACAAAGCAAAAGATAACAACGTGGTAATTTTAGAAGATTTTAACTTCGATACTGTTAAAACTAAAAGCTATATCAGTTTAATCGCTGCGTTAAACGTAGGTAACGAAAAAACTTTATTGGTTTTACCAACGCAAAATAATAATATCTATTTATCAAGTAGAAACGTACAGAAAACTAAAGTAATTACAGCAGATCAATTAAATACATATGATGTATTAAACGCTGGTGTACTTGTGTTAACTGCAGATTCTATTAAAACTTTGGAGGAGGCATTTGCCAAATAA
- the rplC gene encoding 50S ribosomal protein L3 codes for MSGIIGKKVGMTSIFDADGKNIPCTVIEAGPCVVTQVKTEEVDGYSSIQLGYDEKKEKNTTQPLKGHFAKANTTPKRKLVEFDSFTTSLNLGDVVTVDSFAEGDFVDVVGTSKGKGFQGVVKRHGFAGVGMQTHGQHNRLRAPGSLGASSFPSRVFKGMRMAGRTGGDRVKVQNLQVLKVYAEQNLLVVSGSIPGAKGSYVILDK; via the coding sequence ATGTCAGGAATTATTGGAAAAAAAGTAGGAATGACCAGTATCTTCGATGCAGATGGAAAAAACATTCCATGTACTGTAATCGAGGCTGGGCCTTGTGTAGTTACACAAGTGAAGACCGAAGAAGTAGACGGGTATTCATCAATCCAATTGGGTTACGATGAGAAAAAAGAGAAAAACACAACTCAACCGTTAAAAGGCCATTTCGCGAAAGCAAACACAACTCCGAAACGCAAGCTGGTAGAATTTGATTCGTTTACAACTTCACTTAATTTAGGTGATGTAGTAACAGTTGATTCTTTCGCAGAAGGCGATTTTGTTGATGTTGTAGGTACCTCAAAAGGTAAAGGCTTTCAAGGTGTTGTAAAACGCCACGGATTTGCCGGTGTAGGTATGCAGACTCACGGTCAGCATAACCGTTTACGTGCCCCAGGTTCATTGGGAGCGTCATCATTTCCATCACGTGTATTCAAAGGAATGCGCATGGCTGGAAGAACAGGTGGAGACAGAGTAAAAGTTCAAAACTTACAAGTTTTGAAAGTTTATGCTGAGCAAAACTTATTAGTAGTAAGTGGTTCCATTCCAGGAGCTAAAGGTTCTTACGTAATCTTAGACAAGTAA
- a CDS encoding lysophospholipid acyltransferase family protein, whose translation MLISDIEIKPNHSYLLMCNHFSFLDGILAYYLCNKSIWGKNTMQSMHIMILKKQLQKNKWLKYCGSFSVDPGKRSIMESFEHAADILSQPGNLLLFYPQGKLESSQIRKIIFEDGIKEIVPRIKGNCQLIWSSNIIEFFESTKPSIYYNLLDCATNKEFDFEKLKQRVNLHHNKAIEKNFRFTDERI comes from the coding sequence ATGTTAATTAGTGATATAGAAATAAAACCCAATCATTCTTATCTATTAATGTGTAATCATTTTAGTTTTCTCGATGGTATTTTGGCTTATTATCTATGTAATAAATCAATTTGGGGCAAAAATACAATGCAAAGTATGCACATTATGATTTTGAAGAAGCAACTTCAGAAAAACAAATGGCTAAAGTATTGTGGCAGTTTTTCTGTTGATCCGGGAAAAAGATCAATCATGGAAAGTTTTGAACACGCTGCTGATATTTTGTCTCAGCCTGGTAACCTATTGCTTTTTTATCCACAAGGAAAACTGGAAAGTAGTCAAATTCGAAAAATTATATTCGAAGATGGAATTAAAGAGATAGTTCCTAGAATAAAAGGAAACTGTCAATTAATATGGAGTAGCAATATTATCGAATTCTTCGAAAGCACCAAACCATCTATATACTATAACTTATTAGATTGTGCAACAAACAAAGAATTCGACTTTGAAAAATTGAAACAACGTGTTAATCTTCATCATAACAAAGCGATAGAGAAAAACTTTAGATTTACTGATGAACGCATTTAA
- a CDS encoding alpha/beta fold hydrolase, with protein sequence MTGHYFENSFVKLHYYRFGKGAKHMFCFHGFGMHGKQFKLAEEKLGDQYTFWGFDLFFHKETQLKDQSLARVKKGLQKNELANVILDFCKHEKIETFSVLGYSMGSHYATAIVEELPSKINEYIVAAPSSINSGSLIRFFSKNKFGNKLLEKLMFSKKAMINIINLFKWTRLIDESGRNILRKEVGTAQLRFALYSCFTYLRLLETDEEKLIKVLMAYQIKSIFIFGRYDKMYLPIIGDAFFAKFQQAEVIILDENHEMINQNFVDRLAQSLL encoded by the coding sequence ATGACAGGGCATTACTTTGAAAATTCTTTTGTAAAACTTCATTACTATCGTTTTGGAAAAGGCGCTAAACACATGTTTTGTTTTCATGGATTTGGTATGCATGGTAAGCAATTCAAATTGGCAGAAGAAAAACTAGGCGACCAATATACATTTTGGGGTTTTGATCTTTTTTTTCATAAAGAGACGCAACTTAAAGATCAAAGTTTAGCTCGAGTTAAAAAAGGCTTGCAAAAGAATGAACTTGCTAACGTAATTTTAGACTTTTGTAAACATGAAAAAATTGAAACGTTTTCAGTATTAGGTTATTCCATGGGTTCTCATTATGCAACAGCGATTGTAGAAGAGCTACCATCAAAGATTAATGAATATATAGTTGCGGCACCGTCTTCGATAAATTCTGGTAGTTTGATCCGTTTCTTTAGTAAGAACAAATTTGGCAATAAGCTACTAGAAAAGTTAATGTTTAGTAAAAAGGCAATGATAAACATTATAAATCTATTTAAATGGACTAGACTTATAGATGAATCTGGCCGGAATATTTTGCGTAAAGAAGTTGGCACTGCTCAATTGCGATTTGCGCTTTATTCATGTTTTACTTACCTCCGCCTTTTAGAAACCGATGAAGAAAAACTGATAAAAGTTCTTATGGCTTACCAAATAAAAAGTATTTTTATATTTGGCCGCTACGATAAAATGTACCTTCCTATTATTGGAGATGCATTTTTTGCTAAATTTCAGCAAGCAGAAGTAATCATATTAGATGAAAACCACGAAATGATAAACCAAAATTTTGTTGATAGACTTGCTCAATCTTTGCTATGA
- a CDS encoding holo-ACP synthase, with product MNNSAVKRTFSVGNDVVLLSEFEKSFNSLFKKKIYTDQEIAYCNLFDKPLLRYASTWAAKEAVYKAIKQISKSPLPFKKIEITREKVGGLPNVILHVKYTLPIEISLSITHDGDYVWAIAIVEQL from the coding sequence ATGAATAATAGCGCTGTTAAAAGAACATTTTCGGTTGGTAATGACGTAGTTTTATTATCTGAATTTGAAAAATCATTTAATTCCTTATTCAAAAAGAAGATTTATACCGATCAGGAGATTGCATACTGTAATTTATTTGATAAACCATTGTTACGCTACGCTTCAACATGGGCTGCTAAAGAAGCCGTTTACAAAGCCATAAAGCAAATATCTAAATCGCCACTTCCATTTAAAAAAATTGAAATTACTAGAGAAAAGGTTGGCGGCTTACCAAATGTTATTTTGCATGTAAAATATACCTTACCTATAGAAATAAGCTTATCAATTACGCATGATGGAGATTATGTTTGGGCAATAGCAATCGTTGAACAATTATGA
- a CDS encoding enoyl-ACP reductase FabI has protein sequence MIDNTNKVAVIFGVRNDSSIAYDIAKKLHLSGCKIALSYLDDTKTEVLHLIKELGLPDYCAMQVDVCNETQIADFFQNVKLNLGSVDYILHAVAFGSQEVMCYSLPGSNIPAPNYLNIPFEDLMDSFNISAYSLLRIARVAEPFLVENASILTLTYNASQRVFPGYAGMSINKAALENIMLYLADYFRIKKVRVNALSPGLVMTTSAGGINGVRKLRRVGKLTAPLGNIDTGDVGNAALYYFSDLSKRVTGNIHYVDGGFNIMGIAIDE, from the coding sequence ATGATTGACAATACAAATAAAGTTGCTGTAATTTTTGGAGTGAGAAACGATAGCTCTATTGCTTATGATATCGCTAAAAAACTTCATTTATCTGGTTGCAAAATTGCATTAAGTTATCTCGATGATACAAAAACGGAAGTATTGCATCTTATTAAGGAATTAGGATTGCCCGATTATTGCGCCATGCAAGTTGATGTTTGTAATGAAACACAAATCGCTGACTTTTTTCAAAATGTTAAATTAAATCTTGGTTCAGTAGATTACATTTTGCATGCTGTGGCTTTTGGAAGTCAGGAGGTAATGTGTTATAGTTTACCAGGAAGCAATATTCCTGCTCCAAATTATTTAAATATTCCTTTTGAGGATTTAATGGATTCTTTTAACATCAGTGCTTACTCATTACTTCGAATTGCTAGGGTTGCAGAGCCTTTTCTTGTCGAAAATGCTTCTATATTAACACTTACTTATAATGCTTCGCAACGTGTATTTCCGGGTTATGCGGGTATGTCTATCAATAAAGCTGCGCTTGAAAATATCATGCTGTATTTAGCTGATTATTTTAGAATAAAAAAAGTTAGAGTAAATGCACTTTCACCCGGTTTAGTGATGACAACCTCTGCTGGTGGGATAAATGGAGTGCGCAAATTAAGAAGAGTAGGAAAACTTACAGCTCCTTTAGGAAATATAGATACTGGGGATGTTGGTAATGCTGCGCTTTATTATTTTTCAGATCTTTCTAAACGGGTTACTGGTAATATTCATTATGTTGACGGCGGTTTTAATATAATGGGGATTGCAATAGATGAATAA
- a CDS encoding beta-ketoacyl-[acyl-carrier-protein] synthase family protein: protein MMVLGRKVAIVGMGGAFPDCKNLDEFKSKLFAGESLVRDWDEAKAQGKNIRSTISGYITEAEMNLEAIYSTIVTDYPETYIDHLERIPNGNLATADVGSIWSMLGAQEAIKMAGWTNQETESEETGVVIGSGGAGHVILRSAWHNFFELKHKSRLIGSHTVDRAMVYRDAANVSCLIKNKGVCESIGSACATGLGNIGYAYRLIKFGLQDRVIAGGVEGTSLETFVGFDAMQVLSKGFSAAESSRPFDSSRNGFVCSFGCGIVALEEYEMAKARGAKILAVIDNYHNNSDGDGNMFFPSFSGQKRLWKGLMNNLNIKPDVVKVHGTSTPIGDAIELLSVVDVMGEEGYQISAPKSQFGHMLGAAGAVELITAVLMLEKQQVLPCLNANNLNTELEPFQKKPEWDGPNEALNAYRKLISTETINKEINQIVCLNYGFGGTNSAMSISRNN, encoded by the coding sequence ATGATGGTTCTGGGCAGAAAAGTAGCAATTGTAGGGATGGGAGGAGCATTTCCCGACTGTAAAAATTTAGATGAGTTTAAGTCTAAGTTATTTGCTGGTGAAAGCTTGGTTAGGGATTGGGATGAAGCTAAAGCCCAGGGGAAAAATATTCGTTCCACAATTTCTGGTTACATTACCGAGGCGGAAATGAACCTGGAAGCCATTTATTCTACAATCGTAACGGACTACCCAGAAACATATATCGATCATTTGGAAAGAATTCCAAATGGAAATTTAGCTACAGCAGATGTTGGAAGCATTTGGTCTATGCTTGGAGCCCAAGAGGCTATAAAAATGGCAGGCTGGACTAATCAAGAAACAGAATCAGAAGAAACTGGTGTTGTAATTGGTTCTGGTGGTGCAGGCCATGTTATTCTCCGTTCAGCTTGGCATAACTTTTTTGAATTAAAGCACAAATCAAGATTAATTGGTTCGCATACCGTTGATAGAGCAATGGTTTATCGCGATGCCGCTAATGTATCTTGCTTAATTAAAAATAAAGGCGTGTGTGAATCCATCGGTTCTGCTTGTGCAACTGGTTTAGGGAATATAGGTTACGCCTACAGGCTTATAAAATTCGGACTTCAAGATCGAGTTATAGCTGGTGGCGTTGAAGGTACTTCCTTAGAAACTTTTGTAGGCTTCGATGCGATGCAAGTGCTAAGTAAGGGTTTTTCTGCTGCAGAAAGTTCTCGCCCTTTCGATTCCAGCAGAAATGGTTTTGTTTGCTCTTTTGGCTGTGGAATAGTTGCACTCGAAGAATACGAAATGGCCAAAGCAAGAGGTGCTAAGATACTTGCCGTAATCGATAATTACCACAATAATTCGGATGGTGATGGTAATATGTTCTTCCCTTCATTTTCTGGTCAGAAAAGATTATGGAAAGGTTTAATGAACAATCTAAATATCAAACCTGATGTTGTAAAAGTTCATGGAACATCAACTCCAATCGGAGATGCAATAGAATTATTGAGTGTTGTAGATGTAATGGGTGAGGAGGGATATCAAATTTCCGCTCCTAAATCCCAATTCGGACATATGTTGGGTGCGGCCGGAGCTGTTGAACTTATTACAGCTGTTTTAATGCTCGAAAAACAACAAGTTTTACCTTGTTTAAATGCGAATAATTTAAATACTGAATTAGAGCCTTTTCAAAAGAAACCCGAATGGGATGGGCCAAATGAAGCTTTAAATGCTTATCGAAAATTAATTTCTACAGAAACGATTAATAAAGAAATAAACCAGATTGTGTGTTTGAATTATGGCTTTGGTGGTACAAATAGTGCAATGTCTATTTCCAGAAATAATTAG
- a CDS encoding acyl carrier protein: protein MERQEIVEGLVDILKTIRSIDPEKLHDITEETDFIADLNTPSTEMINIAAKAEQKFDVEFEDDDIDELGSKVKDVVDLIVRTKAKA, encoded by the coding sequence ATGGAAAGACAGGAAATAGTAGAAGGCTTAGTCGATATTCTAAAAACAATAAGATCAATAGATCCAGAAAAGCTCCACGACATAACAGAAGAGACGGACTTTATTGCTGATCTTAATACGCCATCAACGGAGATGATTAATATAGCAGCTAAAGCTGAACAAAAGTTTGATGTTGAGTTTGAAGACGATGATATCGATGAACTTGGATCAAAGGTGAAAGATGTTGTCGATTTAATTGTAAGAACCAAAGCTAAAGCTTAA
- a CDS encoding SDR family oxidoreductase — protein sequence MIKRKILITGASKGIGLAIAKKLSSKYELILHASKPESFTFEIPDSHILCADFSDPNQLTAFCKQLKKEHGDHLYGVINNAGLTFDNSLIFQSEKDIDKMIQVNLKAPIMICKTVMKIFNLNKTGIIINMSSVVGETGNAFQSVYAATKAGLVSFSKSLAQEAAALNHDHNIRVISLSPGFIETDMTLNLPETEKEKYLKMIPSRRFGQATDIANYVSFLMSDEAAYVNGTNIHINGGLL from the coding sequence ATGATAAAAAGGAAAATTTTAATAACAGGTGCAAGTAAAGGTATTGGGTTAGCTATTGCTAAAAAGCTTTCTTCAAAATACGAACTCATTTTACATGCATCAAAACCCGAAAGTTTTACTTTTGAAATTCCCGATAGTCATATACTATGTGCAGATTTTTCCGATCCAAACCAATTAACTGCTTTTTGCAAACAGCTTAAAAAAGAACATGGTGATCATCTGTATGGCGTAATCAATAACGCTGGATTAACTTTCGATAATTCGCTAATTTTTCAATCCGAAAAGGATATTGATAAAATGATTCAAGTTAATTTGAAAGCTCCAATCATGATTTGTAAAACAGTCATGAAAATATTTAACTTAAATAAAACAGGCATAATTATCAACATGAGTTCTGTAGTAGGCGAAACCGGCAATGCATTTCAATCAGTATATGCTGCAACAAAAGCAGGCTTGGTTTCCTTTTCTAAATCATTGGCTCAAGAAGCTGCCGCACTTAATCATGATCATAATATTCGGGTGATAAGTCTTTCGCCTGGTTTCATTGAAACTGATATGACCCTTAATTTGCCTGAAACAGAAAAGGAGAAATATTTAAAAATGATTCCTTCCAGAAGATTTGGGCAGGCAACGGATATCGCAAATTATGTTTCATTTCTTATGTCTGATGAAGCTGCTTATGTTAACGGAACAAATATTCATATTAATGGTGGTTTGTTATAA
- a CDS encoding DUF1634 domain-containing protein, which translates to MNATGKHNINDKDIQVVLGTLLRAGVIISMSIVLLGGIIFLVHNNGIITDYKVFKPELAKFSSIAAIFKGVLTFQGDAIVQFGVLMLIFTPIARIIFAIFSFLLERDYLYVFIGLIILAIITFSLSSGIAH; encoded by the coding sequence ATGAACGCAACAGGAAAACATAATATTAACGATAAAGACATTCAGGTGGTTTTGGGTACGCTTTTGCGAGCTGGCGTAATCATTTCAATGAGCATCGTTTTATTAGGAGGCATAATTTTTTTGGTCCATAATAACGGTATCATAACCGATTATAAAGTGTTTAAACCTGAGCTAGCAAAATTCTCTTCAATTGCAGCAATATTTAAAGGTGTTTTAACTTTTCAGGGAGATGCAATTGTACAATTTGGAGTGCTAATGCTTATTTTTACGCCAATTGCTCGTATAATTTTCGCCATATTCAGTTTTCTTTTAGAACGGGATTACCTTTATGTATTTATAGGATTAATCATTTTGGCTATTATAACTTTCAGTTTAAGCAGCGGCATAGCGCATTAA
- a CDS encoding sulfite exporter TauE/SafE family protein gives MSVLLFTIIVLFGAFLAGLLGSLTGLGGGVIIIPLLTLALGVDIHYAIGASIVSVIATSSGSAAAYVKEGITNIRIGMFLEIATTIGAVCGAIVAVYLNANYIAIIFGCILIFSAIMTLKKKVDHTTLDKTDKWAKFFKLNGSYPDKGIDHDYAVKHVPGGFIMMLFAGTLSGLLGIGSGALKVIAMDNIMRLPFKVSTTTSNFMMGVTAAASAVVYLHRGQIDPGIAMPVCLGVLTGATIGSKILLKTKTDKLKIVFAVVVTFLALQMIYKGITGL, from the coding sequence ATGTCGGTATTGCTGTTTACCATTATTGTATTGTTTGGTGCATTTTTAGCTGGATTATTAGGTTCGTTAACAGGTTTAGGTGGTGGTGTAATTATTATCCCACTGCTAACTTTGGCGCTTGGAGTAGATATTCACTACGCTATCGGAGCATCAATTGTTTCGGTTATAGCTACTTCCTCTGGTTCGGCGGCAGCTTATGTAAAAGAAGGCATAACCAATATCCGAATTGGTATGTTTCTAGAAATCGCTACCACAATAGGAGCGGTTTGCGGTGCTATTGTTGCCGTTTACCTTAATGCAAATTACATTGCAATCATTTTTGGCTGCATATTAATTTTCTCAGCCATCATGACGCTTAAAAAAAAAGTAGACCATACCACTTTAGATAAAACGGATAAATGGGCAAAGTTTTTTAAATTAAACGGTTCTTATCCTGATAAAGGAATTGATCATGATTATGCTGTAAAACATGTACCTGGAGGTTTTATAATGATGTTATTTGCTGGTACATTATCTGGATTATTGGGGATTGGAAGTGGCGCCTTAAAAGTTATCGCCATGGATAATATTATGCGTTTGCCTTTTAAAGTATCTACTACAACCAGTAATTTTATGATGGGCGTCACCGCTGCGGCAAGTGCAGTTGTTTATTTACATCGTGGCCAAATAGATCCTGGTATTGCAATGCCCGTATGTCTTGGTGTTTTGACAGGTGCAACCATCGGTTCAAAAATTTTATTAAAAACAAAAACTGATAAACTTAAAATCGTATTTGCGGTAGTGGTTACCTTTTTAGCACTCCAAATGATTTATAAAGGAATTACCGGATTATAA